In one window of Bradyrhizobium diazoefficiens DNA:
- a CDS encoding tetratricopeptide repeat protein: MGKAAVNRIVLEAAEHFAAGRPDQAEMLCTEVLKADPDHVPALHLAAVAAFVSDRAADGAALLNRVFDIDPGHAPALTTLGDALAVKGEHEGAVAAFQRALQRRPGDAGLHNKLGVALGELARFGEAETAYRRAIALDAGLTRACFNLAVALAEQGQLIEAEDAYRAVIAREPAFRGVWLNLGNVLVDQNRFGEAEAAYRHALAIDPGDVGLICNLGASLYREGLLEEAIVQYRRAIALAPDNLAALRLLGLVLHEARHLDDAAKIYRQTFARDQADHMIATNLGACLSDLGELDDAAASCEHALLLKPDHAPAYTNLGIIFEKQERVVDAVAAHRCAVAADPSYAKGHANLAVALRNAGEIDEALAVSARAVALDPEQPLAQYNHAHFLLMNGHFAEGFETYRWRRKCKTLSDGDPSFSEPEWQGEPLAGRTLLLFAEYGLGDALHFVRYPPMVTALGGRIILQVQPALAALLRQLPDVTVIARGEALPPFDLQLPLMSLPRLFGTTLDNLPAAVPYLHPDAEKLSRWRAALGHETRLKVGVVWAGNAKHKGDRQRSLSAEALLPRLVMPGVQLYSLQKEPRAEDGRVLAALGDDVVDLAPALGDFADTAAAVAALDLVITVDTSVAHLAGALGRPVWMLTPYALDWRWLRDREDSPWYPTMRLFRQRSPREWDDPLMRLTAALAVLAAKSEG; this comes from the coding sequence GTGGGCAAAGCGGCAGTGAATCGGATCGTGCTGGAGGCGGCGGAGCATTTTGCAGCCGGTCGGCCGGATCAGGCGGAGATGCTCTGCACCGAGGTCTTGAAGGCGGACCCGGATCATGTGCCGGCGCTGCATCTGGCCGCGGTCGCGGCTTTCGTCAGCGACCGCGCGGCCGACGGCGCGGCGCTCCTCAACCGCGTGTTTGACATCGATCCCGGCCATGCGCCGGCGCTGACGACACTCGGCGATGCGCTCGCGGTCAAAGGCGAGCATGAAGGCGCGGTGGCGGCATTCCAGCGCGCGCTGCAGCGGCGGCCGGGCGATGCCGGCCTGCACAACAAGCTCGGCGTGGCGCTGGGCGAGCTTGCGCGCTTCGGCGAGGCCGAGACGGCTTATCGCCGTGCGATCGCGCTCGATGCGGGTCTGACGCGGGCATGCTTCAACCTCGCCGTCGCGCTCGCGGAGCAAGGGCAGCTCATCGAGGCGGAGGATGCCTATCGCGCGGTGATCGCGCGCGAGCCCGCTTTTCGCGGTGTCTGGCTCAATCTCGGCAACGTCCTTGTGGACCAGAATAGATTTGGTGAGGCCGAGGCCGCTTACCGCCATGCCCTGGCGATTGATCCGGGCGATGTCGGCTTGATCTGCAATCTTGGCGCGTCGCTCTATCGGGAAGGATTGCTCGAAGAGGCCATCGTCCAGTATCGCCGCGCCATCGCGCTCGCGCCCGACAACCTCGCAGCGCTGCGCCTGCTTGGCCTCGTCCTGCATGAAGCTCGTCATTTGGACGACGCCGCCAAAATCTACCGGCAGACATTCGCGCGCGACCAGGCCGATCACATGATCGCCACCAATCTCGGGGCCTGCCTGTCCGATCTGGGTGAACTCGACGACGCCGCTGCTTCCTGCGAGCACGCGTTGCTTCTCAAGCCCGATCACGCGCCGGCGTATACCAATCTCGGCATCATCTTCGAGAAGCAGGAACGCGTCGTTGACGCAGTCGCCGCGCACCGCTGCGCGGTTGCGGCCGATCCGTCCTATGCCAAGGGGCACGCCAACCTCGCAGTCGCGTTGCGCAATGCCGGCGAGATCGACGAGGCGCTTGCGGTCTCGGCCCGCGCGGTCGCGCTCGATCCGGAGCAGCCGCTCGCGCAATACAACCACGCGCATTTCCTGCTGATGAACGGCCATTTTGCCGAGGGGTTCGAAACCTATCGGTGGCGACGCAAATGCAAGACGCTGTCGGACGGCGATCCCAGCTTCAGCGAACCGGAATGGCAGGGCGAGCCGCTCGCAGGCCGCACATTGCTGCTGTTCGCCGAATACGGCCTCGGCGATGCCCTGCATTTCGTGCGTTACCCGCCGATGGTGACCGCGTTGGGCGGCAGGATCATCCTTCAGGTGCAGCCCGCGCTGGCCGCGCTGCTGCGGCAATTGCCCGATGTCACCGTGATCGCGCGCGGCGAGGCGCTGCCGCCATTCGATCTGCAACTGCCGCTGATGAGCCTGCCGCGCCTGTTCGGCACCACGCTCGATAATCTGCCTGCGGCGGTTCCGTACCTGCATCCCGATGCCGAGAAGCTCTCGCGCTGGCGGGCCGCGCTCGGTCACGAGACACGGCTGAAGGTCGGTGTGGTCTGGGCCGGCAATGCCAAGCACAAAGGCGATCGGCAGCGCTCGCTGTCGGCCGAGGCGTTGCTGCCGCGCCTCGTGATGCCAGGCGTGCAGCTCTACAGCTTGCAAAAGGAGCCGCGCGCCGAAGACGGTCGGGTGCTGGCCGCGCTTGGTGACGACGTCGTCGATCTCGCGCCAGCGCTCGGCGATTTCGCCGACACGGCGGCGGCGGTTGCAGCGCTCGATCTCGTCATCACCGTCGACACGTCGGTTGCGCATCTGGCCGGCGCGCTCGGACGTCCGGTGTGGATGCTCACGCCTTACGCGCTCGACTGGCGCTGGTTGCGCGATCGCGAGGACAGCCCGTGGTATCCGACCATGCGGCTGTTCCGTCAGCGCAGCCCCCGCGAATGGGACGACCCGTTGATGCGCCTGACGGCTGCGCTTGCGGTGCTTGCCGCGAAGTCCGAGGGCTAG
- a CDS encoding helix-turn-helix transcriptional regulator: MSEPTSENLLGTYLKDRRTRLDAAAFGFGGSRRRTPGLRREEVAQRASISPTWYTWLEQGRGGAPSADVLDRIARALMLTDVEREHLFLIGLGRPPEVRYQASGAVSPRLQRVLDALETSPAIIRTVTWDVVAWNRAATIMLTDYSKLPREQRNILRLIFSEPRVRAAQYDWESVARFVVAAFRADAARAGAVSHVAEFVDEMCRLSPKFAKLWADNDVRSYGEGVKHLRHPVLGPIAFEYSAFAVDGRPDLGMVVYNPATPADAQRIRNVLAEHSD; the protein is encoded by the coding sequence ATGAGCGAGCCCACCAGCGAGAACCTGCTCGGGACCTATCTCAAGGACCGTAGAACCCGGCTCGATGCGGCTGCCTTCGGCTTTGGCGGCAGCCGCAGGCGCACGCCGGGGCTGCGGCGCGAGGAGGTGGCGCAGCGGGCCAGTATCAGCCCGACCTGGTACACCTGGCTGGAGCAGGGCCGTGGTGGCGCGCCGTCGGCCGATGTGCTCGACCGCATCGCCCGCGCCCTGATGCTGACCGATGTCGAGCGGGAGCACCTGTTCCTGATCGGGCTCGGCCGTCCGCCCGAGGTCCGCTACCAGGCCAGCGGAGCCGTCTCGCCGCGGCTTCAGCGCGTGCTCGATGCGCTCGAGACCAGCCCGGCCATCATCAGGACCGTGACTTGGGACGTCGTCGCCTGGAATCGCGCGGCAACGATCATGCTGACCGATTATTCAAAGCTCCCGCGGGAGCAGCGCAACATCCTGCGCCTGATCTTCTCCGAACCGCGCGTGCGGGCTGCGCAATATGATTGGGAGAGCGTGGCCCGTTTCGTGGTCGCGGCGTTCCGGGCGGATGCGGCGCGCGCCGGCGCAGTCTCGCATGTCGCCGAGTTCGTCGACGAGATGTGCCGTCTCAGTCCCAAATTCGCGAAGCTGTGGGCCGACAACGACGTCCGCAGCTACGGCGAAGGCGTCAAGCATCTGCGCCATCCCGTGCTCGGCCCGATCGCGTTCGAATATTCGGCCTTCGCGGTTGACGGCCGGCCCGATCTCGGCATGGTCGTTTACAATCCGGCGACGCCTGCGGATGCCCAGCGCATCAGGAACGTTTTGGCCGAGCATTCCGACTGA
- a CDS encoding SDR family oxidoreductase, translating into MRVFVTGATGFVGSAVVRDLIAAGHSVLGLARSDAGAASLAAMGAEVHRGSLEDHASLRSGAAGSDGVLHLGFNHDFSKFLDNCELDRRAILALGEELRGSDRPLIVTSGVALLAPGRLATEDDESAHHFPRVSESTALSLPGVRAAVVRLPPTTHGEGDHGFVPRLIAIAREKGAAAYISQGMNRWPAAHRVDAARVYRLALEQGATAPRYHAIAEEGIPFKTIAEVIGKRLGLPVVSKSQDEAAGHFGWFAQFAGVDVPTSSAKTRAALGWAPKEKGLIEDLDQPYYFQI; encoded by the coding sequence ATGCGTGTATTCGTCACTGGCGCCACCGGCTTCGTCGGCTCTGCCGTCGTCCGGGACCTCATCGCCGCCGGCCATAGCGTGCTCGGCCTCGCCCGCTCTGATGCGGGCGCCGCATCGCTCGCCGCGATGGGCGCCGAAGTCCACCGCGGCTCGCTGGAGGACCACGCCTCCTTGCGCAGCGGCGCGGCCGGCTCCGACGGTGTGCTGCACCTCGGCTTCAACCACGACTTCTCGAAATTTTTGGACAATTGCGAGCTCGACCGCCGCGCCATCCTCGCGCTCGGCGAGGAGCTCAGGGGTTCGGACCGTCCGCTCATCGTCACCTCCGGCGTGGCCCTGCTGGCGCCCGGCCGTCTCGCGACCGAGGACGATGAGTCGGCGCACCACTTTCCGCGCGTGTCGGAATCGACCGCGCTGTCACTGCCCGGCGTCCGCGCCGCCGTGGTTCGGCTGCCGCCGACGACCCATGGTGAAGGCGACCACGGTTTCGTCCCGCGCCTGATTGCGATCGCGCGCGAGAAGGGCGCCGCCGCCTATATTAGCCAGGGCATGAACCGCTGGCCGGCCGCGCATCGCGTCGATGCTGCCCGCGTCTATCGGCTCGCGCTCGAACAGGGCGCAACCGCACCGCGCTATCACGCGATCGCCGAGGAAGGCATCCCGTTCAAGACGATTGCGGAGGTGATCGGCAAAAGGCTGGGCCTGCCTGTGGTCTCGAAATCGCAGGACGAAGCGGCCGGGCATTTCGGCTGGTTCGCGCAATTCGCCGGCGTCGATGTGCCGACGTCGAGCGCGAAGACGCGCGCCGCTCTCGGCTGGGCGCCGAAAGAAAAAGGGCTGATCGAGGATCTCGACCAGCCCTATTACTTCCAAATCTGA
- a CDS encoding dicarboxylate/amino acid:cation symporter — MTTTTMAGAPVAPASAKPWYKILYVQVLIAIVLGAIVGWLWPSVATNDWIKALGDGFVKLIKMVIAPIIFCTVVSGIAHIQDAKKVGRIGVKALVYFEIVSTFALVIGLIIGNVVKPGAGFGNAAANAQAVAKFADQAKAQKSVDFILHIIPDTVVGAFAQGEILQVLLFSVLFGFAIMGLGERGHVIRSFIDEAAHAVFGVISIVMRAAPLGAFGAMAYTIGKFGTGAILNLIGLIATFYVTAALFVLVVLGTVARFAGFSIFKFLAYIKDELLIVLGTSSSESALPSLMEKLERLGCSKSVVGLVVPTGYSFNLDGTNIYMTLATLFIAQALGVDLTFGQQLTILVVAMLTSKGASGITGAGFITLAATLAVVDPRLVPGMAIVLGIDKFMSECRALTNLCGNGVACVIVAWWEGELDRDKLNAGLSRQIDPTDMETAVTTD; from the coding sequence ATGACGACGACAACAATGGCGGGCGCGCCGGTTGCGCCAGCCTCGGCCAAGCCGTGGTACAAAATTCTCTATGTGCAGGTGCTGATCGCGATCGTGCTCGGCGCCATCGTCGGCTGGCTGTGGCCGTCAGTTGCGACCAATGACTGGATCAAGGCGCTCGGCGACGGCTTCGTCAAGCTGATCAAGATGGTGATCGCCCCGATCATCTTCTGCACCGTGGTCTCCGGCATCGCCCACATCCAGGATGCCAAGAAGGTGGGACGAATCGGCGTCAAGGCGCTGGTCTATTTCGAGATCGTCTCGACTTTCGCGCTGGTGATCGGCCTCATCATCGGCAACGTCGTGAAACCGGGCGCAGGCTTTGGCAACGCGGCAGCCAACGCACAAGCGGTTGCCAAGTTCGCTGATCAGGCGAAGGCGCAGAAATCCGTCGACTTCATCCTGCACATCATTCCCGACACCGTGGTCGGCGCCTTCGCGCAAGGAGAGATCCTGCAGGTGCTGCTGTTCTCGGTGCTGTTCGGATTCGCCATCATGGGACTCGGCGAACGCGGCCACGTCATCCGCAGCTTCATCGACGAGGCGGCGCATGCTGTATTCGGAGTCATCTCCATCGTGATGCGCGCGGCACCGCTCGGTGCGTTCGGCGCGATGGCCTACACCATCGGCAAGTTCGGCACCGGCGCGATCCTCAATCTGATCGGGTTGATCGCGACGTTCTACGTCACTGCGGCGCTGTTCGTGCTCGTTGTGCTCGGCACAGTCGCGCGTTTCGCCGGCTTCTCGATTTTCAAGTTCCTGGCCTACATCAAGGACGAACTCCTGATCGTACTCGGCACCTCGTCGTCGGAAAGCGCGCTGCCGTCCTTGATGGAGAAGCTCGAGCGTCTCGGCTGCTCCAAATCGGTGGTCGGCCTCGTGGTGCCCACGGGCTATTCATTCAATCTCGACGGCACCAACATCTATATGACGCTGGCGACGCTGTTCATCGCACAGGCGCTCGGTGTCGATCTCACCTTCGGCCAGCAGCTCACGATCCTGGTCGTGGCGATGCTGACCTCGAAGGGTGCCTCCGGCATCACCGGTGCGGGCTTCATCACGCTGGCCGCGACGCTCGCCGTGGTCGATCCGCGTCTCGTGCCGGGCATGGCGATCGTGCTCGGCATCGACAAGTTCATGAGCGAGTGCCGCGCACTGACCAATCTCTGCGGCAACGGCGTGGCCTGTGTGATCGTCGCCTGGTGGGAAGGCGAGCTCGATCGCGACAAGCTCAACGCGGGACTGAGCCGACAGATCGATCCGACCGACATGGAGACGGCTGTCACGACGGACTGA
- a CDS encoding biotin transporter BioY, with protein sequence MWPTRPGETVGGLRAFVLVALGTALMALSAKVNLPLPYVPMTLQSLVVLMIGAAYGWRLGSATMIAYLAEGAMGLPVFAGPVGGLAPLVGPTAGYLFGFVAAAFVTGWLAERGWDRSVGLLFVAMAVGHVVIFVGGFGWLAFGLGTAKAWQVGVAPFIAASLIKNALGATLMPAARRIIDRR encoded by the coding sequence ATGTGGCCGACCCGACCGGGCGAAACCGTCGGCGGCTTGCGCGCATTCGTCCTGGTTGCGCTTGGCACCGCGTTGATGGCGCTATCAGCCAAGGTGAACCTGCCGCTGCCTTACGTGCCCATGACGTTGCAGAGCCTCGTCGTGCTGATGATCGGCGCCGCCTATGGCTGGCGCCTTGGCAGCGCAACCATGATCGCCTACCTCGCTGAGGGCGCAATGGGACTGCCGGTGTTTGCCGGTCCGGTCGGCGGACTTGCGCCGCTGGTCGGCCCGACCGCCGGCTATCTGTTCGGCTTCGTCGCCGCGGCTTTCGTCACAGGTTGGCTCGCCGAGCGCGGCTGGGATCGCAGCGTGGGTCTGCTGTTTGTGGCGATGGCCGTCGGCCATGTCGTCATTTTCGTCGGCGGGTTCGGCTGGCTGGCCTTCGGCCTTGGCACTGCGAAGGCCTGGCAGGTCGGCGTCGCACCGTTTATAGCGGCATCGCTGATCAAGAACGCGCTGGGTGCGACCCTGATGCCGGCGGCACGCCGGATCATCGATCGCCGGTAA
- a CDS encoding pyridoxal phosphate-dependent aminotransferase — protein MHDATLRNRVGQWLEPSRRSDVPPFMVMDVMAAAARIEAAGGNVIHMEVGQPAAGAPKTAIAAAQAALEAGRIDYTSALGIPSLRARIARHYRDAYGCNVAPDRVVVTTGSSGGFILAFLSMFEPGDRVAVTVPGYPPYRHILTALGCEPVLIETTNETRHALTGEALLAAHRKAPLKGVLVGSPANPTGTMMSREALASLIAAAEDAGIRFISDEIYHGLDYAFPAVTAAQLSPHALVINSFSKYFCMTGWRVGWMVVPDILVRPIERLQQNLSISVPSLSQVAAEAAFDGAAEMEEIKHGYQENRRILIEGLPRAGLTRFLPADGAFYLYADVSDFTSDSFDFAKQMLEQARVAATPGLDFDPIHGRSFIRFSYARSAAEMREAVDRIAHWLK, from the coding sequence ATGCACGATGCGACATTGAGGAACCGGGTAGGGCAGTGGCTCGAGCCGTCCCGCCGCAGTGATGTTCCTCCCTTCATGGTGATGGACGTGATGGCTGCAGCGGCCCGGATCGAGGCGGCCGGCGGAAATGTCATCCACATGGAGGTCGGCCAGCCCGCGGCCGGCGCGCCGAAGACTGCAATTGCGGCCGCGCAGGCGGCGCTCGAAGCGGGGCGGATCGACTATACCTCGGCGCTCGGCATTCCCAGCCTGCGCGCGCGCATCGCGCGGCATTATCGCGATGCCTATGGCTGCAACGTCGCTCCGGACCGGGTCGTGGTGACCACGGGCTCCTCCGGCGGCTTCATCCTGGCCTTCCTGTCGATGTTCGAGCCCGGCGATCGCGTCGCGGTGACAGTGCCGGGCTATCCGCCTTACCGCCACATCCTCACCGCGCTCGGCTGCGAACCGGTGCTGATCGAGACCACCAACGAGACGCGCCACGCGCTGACCGGCGAGGCGCTGCTCGCCGCCCATCGCAAGGCGCCGCTCAAGGGCGTGCTGGTCGGCAGTCCCGCCAACCCGACGGGAACCATGATGTCCAGGGAGGCTCTGGCCAGCCTGATCGCGGCGGCCGAAGATGCCGGCATCCGTTTCATCTCCGACGAGATCTATCACGGGCTCGACTACGCGTTTCCGGCAGTGACGGCGGCACAGCTGTCCCCGCACGCACTCGTGATCAACTCGTTCTCGAAGTATTTTTGCATGACGGGCTGGCGCGTCGGCTGGATGGTCGTGCCCGACATCCTGGTACGCCCCATCGAGCGGTTGCAGCAAAACCTCTCGATCTCGGTGCCGTCGCTGTCGCAGGTTGCGGCTGAAGCCGCCTTCGATGGTGCGGCCGAGATGGAGGAGATCAAGCACGGCTATCAGGAAAACCGCCGCATTCTGATCGAGGGATTGCCGAGGGCCGGTCTGACCCGGTTCCTGCCGGCCGACGGCGCGTTCTATCTCTATGCCGATGTCTCCGATTTCACCTCGGACAGTTTCGACTTCGCCAAGCAGATGCTGGAGCAGGCCCGCGTTGCGGCAACGCCGGGGCTCGATTTCGATCCGATCCATGGCCGCTCGTTCATCCGATTCTCCTACGCGCGCTCGGCTGCAGAGATGCGGGAGGCAGTTGACCGGATCGCTCACTGGCTTAAATAG
- a CDS encoding M48 family metalloprotease, producing the protein MLLQLALRRKASALTTLVTAAAMVLSPFSAARAQEGGKGPPVLRDTETEQLLREYTRPILRAAGLEKQNIQMVIINDNSFNAFVADGHRIFVNYGAILQSETPNQLIGVLAHETGHLAGGHLSKMREQLANAQTQMIIAMLLGAGALVAGASRGSNSPGNNGLANAGAAAIAGPGEMIRRSLLSYQRQQEENADRAGVKFLTATQQSPRGMYETFRRFTSESLFAARGADPYLQSHPMPAERVAALQQFASTSPYWDKKDDPALQLRHDMVRAKISAFMERPELVYRRYPLTNDSMPARYAHAISTYLHGDLRSALTQIDALIAVQPNNPYFYEVRGQALLESGKPADAIAPLRKAVQLSNNAPLIEMLLGQALVGTDNKAYTDDAIRILRAAVGREPEAPLGYMQLAMAYGRKGDYAEADLASAQAAYLRGDNKTARELATRAKTRFAVGTPGWVKADDIVASKPPRN; encoded by the coding sequence ATGTTGCTCCAACTCGCATTGCGCAGGAAGGCTTCCGCGCTGACCACCCTCGTGACGGCAGCGGCGATGGTGCTGTCGCCATTCTCGGCGGCGCGGGCCCAGGAGGGCGGCAAGGGGCCGCCGGTCCTGCGCGACACCGAAACCGAACAATTGTTGCGCGAATACACGCGCCCGATCCTGCGCGCCGCCGGTCTGGAGAAGCAGAACATCCAGATGGTGATCATCAACGACAACTCGTTCAACGCGTTCGTCGCCGATGGCCACCGCATCTTCGTCAATTACGGCGCGATCCTCCAGTCGGAGACGCCGAACCAGCTGATCGGCGTGCTCGCGCACGAGACCGGGCATCTGGCGGGCGGCCATCTATCAAAGATGCGCGAGCAGCTCGCCAATGCCCAGACCCAGATGATCATCGCCATGCTGCTCGGCGCAGGCGCCCTGGTCGCAGGCGCCAGCCGCGGCTCGAACAGCCCCGGCAATAACGGGCTTGCCAATGCCGGCGCCGCCGCGATTGCCGGACCGGGCGAGATGATCCGCCGCTCGCTGCTCTCCTATCAGCGCCAGCAGGAGGAGAACGCTGACCGCGCCGGCGTGAAGTTCCTGACCGCGACCCAGCAGTCGCCGAGGGGCATGTACGAGACCTTCAGGCGCTTCACCAGCGAGAGCCTGTTCGCAGCACGTGGTGCCGACCCCTATCTCCAGTCGCATCCGATGCCCGCCGAGCGCGTCGCCGCACTCCAGCAATTCGCCAGCACCAGCCCGTATTGGGACAAGAAGGACGATCCCGCACTGCAGCTTCGCCATGACATGGTGCGCGCCAAGATCTCCGCCTTCATGGAGCGGCCGGAGCTCGTGTACCGCCGCTATCCCCTGACCAATGACAGCATGCCGGCACGCTATGCCCATGCTATCAGCACCTATCTGCACGGCGATTTGCGCAGCGCGCTAACCCAGATCGACGCGCTGATCGCGGTGCAGCCGAACAACCCGTACTTCTACGAGGTTCGTGGCCAGGCCCTGCTGGAGAGCGGCAAGCCGGCCGATGCCATCGCCCCGCTGCGCAAGGCGGTCCAGTTGTCGAACAACGCCCCCCTCATCGAGATGTTACTTGGGCAGGCGCTGGTTGGAACCGATAATAAGGCCTACACGGACGACGCCATTCGGATTCTCCGTGCAGCGGTGGGACGCGAGCCCGAAGCCCCTCTCGGCTATATGCAGCTCGCGATGGCCTATGGCCGAAAGGGAGACTATGCCGAGGCGGATCTCGCATCGGCCCAGGCCGCTTATCTGCGCGGCGACAACAAGACCGCTCGCGAACTCGCCACGCGCGCGAAAACCCGTTTCGCCGTCGGCACTCCCGGATGGGTCAAGGCCGACGATATCGTGGCGTCGAAACCGCCACGCAACTAG
- a CDS encoding DsbA family protein, whose amino-acid sequence MPSLRLLAPALFALAMFGATTPASADSFSDAQRTDIEAIVKNYLVSHPEVLEEAMGELSKRQAAAETEKHEASIAQNSDAIFNSPRQVVLGNKDGDVTFVEFFDYNCGYCKRAMSDMLDLMKSDPKLKIVLKEFPVLSQGSVEAAQVAVAVRMQDPSGKKYLDFHQKLLGGRGAADKARALQAAKEAGLDTAKIEKDIASPEVRATIEENFKLAEAMGMNGTPSYVIGKQIVVGAVGLDGLKEKIGIARCGKATC is encoded by the coding sequence ATGCCTTCGCTGCGCCTGCTCGCTCCCGCGCTGTTTGCTCTCGCCATGTTCGGCGCAACGACACCGGCTTCGGCCGACAGCTTCTCGGATGCCCAGCGCACCGACATCGAGGCCATCGTCAAGAACTACCTCGTCAGCCATCCCGAAGTGCTCGAGGAGGCCATGGGTGAGCTCAGCAAGCGCCAGGCCGCGGCCGAGACCGAGAAGCACGAAGCCAGCATCGCCCAAAACTCGGATGCGATCTTCAACTCGCCACGCCAGGTCGTGCTCGGCAACAAGGACGGCGACGTCACCTTCGTCGAGTTCTTCGACTACAATTGCGGCTACTGCAAGCGCGCGATGAGCGACATGCTCGACCTCATGAAGAGCGATCCGAAGCTGAAAATCGTGCTGAAGGAATTTCCGGTCCTGAGCCAGGGCTCGGTCGAAGCCGCACAAGTCGCGGTCGCCGTGCGCATGCAGGACCCCTCGGGCAAGAAATATCTCGACTTCCACCAGAAGCTGCTCGGCGGCCGCGGCGCTGCCGACAAGGCGCGCGCGCTTCAAGCTGCCAAGGAAGCCGGCCTCGACACTGCCAAGATCGAGAAGGACATCGCAAGCCCCGAGGTGCGCGCCACCATCGAGGAGAACTTCAAGCTCGCCGAAGCGATGGGCATGAACGGCACGCCGAGCTACGTAATCGGCAAGCAGATCGTGGTCGGCGCCGTCGGCCTCGACGGCCTCAAGGAAAAGATCGGCATTGCCCGCTGCGGCAAAGCGACCTGCTGA
- a CDS encoding DUF1236 domain-containing protein encodes MSNRFMISVAALALVAGTGLANAQGTNRESGAGAQPTQHSQSSGAAEHGSSMGKESSHEKGTVGQAGGSSTMKSGAAAEEKSSGATKDEHSGREMNKNAAEEKSGATKGRDEHAQGQMDKSQQDKSKSMSQDTSKSGAKDMKAEGREGRDTNQKAEGSKTGTSTNNAENRQGNETRTNQNAQGEANSRTTVGQAGAGAKLSTEQRTQITSVIRDEHVKPVEHVNFSISVGTRVPREGIEFHTLPSRVVTIYPEWRDYRYIVVHNQLVIVDPNTYEIVAVLDV; translated from the coding sequence ATGTCTAATCGCTTTATGATCTCGGTTGCCGCACTCGCGCTCGTCGCGGGCACCGGACTGGCGAACGCACAGGGGACGAACCGCGAAAGCGGCGCCGGCGCGCAGCCGACGCAGCACTCGCAGTCCTCGGGCGCGGCCGAACACGGCAGCTCGATGGGCAAGGAATCCAGCCATGAGAAGGGCACCGTCGGCCAGGCTGGGGGCTCCAGCACCATGAAGTCCGGCGCTGCGGCTGAGGAGAAGTCCTCGGGCGCCACGAAGGACGAGCACTCCGGCCGTGAGATGAACAAGAACGCGGCCGAGGAGAAGTCCGGTGCAACCAAGGGCCGCGACGAGCATGCCCAGGGCCAGATGGACAAGTCCCAGCAGGACAAGTCCAAGAGCATGAGCCAGGACACCAGCAAGTCCGGCGCGAAGGACATGAAGGCTGAAGGCCGCGAAGGTCGCGACACCAATCAGAAGGCCGAGGGCAGCAAGACCGGCACCTCGACCAACAACGCCGAGAATCGCCAGGGCAACGAGACGCGCACCAACCAGAACGCCCAGGGCGAAGCGAACTCGCGGACCACGGTCGGCCAGGCCGGCGCGGGCGCCAAGCTCTCGACGGAGCAGCGCACCCAGATCACGTCCGTGATCCGGGACGAGCACGTGAAGCCCGTCGAGCACGTGAACTTCTCGATCTCCGTCGGCACCCGCGTGCCGCGCGAGGGGATCGAATTTCACACCCTGCCGTCGCGGGTCGTGACGATCTATCCGGAGTGGCGCGACTATCGCTACATCGTGGTCCACAATCAGCTCGTGATCGTCGATCCCAACACTTACGAGATCGTGGCCGTTCTCGACGTGTAA
- the aroQ gene encoding type II 3-dehydroquinate dehydratase, whose translation MAEAATDTILVLNGPNLNMLGTREPEKYGHATLADVEALCRETAATFGLKADCRQSNREGELIDFIHEAHARKMKGIIINAGGYSHTSIALHDALLAVQIPTVEVHVTNIHARESFRHHSYTARAAFASLCGFGIEGYRLAIQGLAAKVGTKPKA comes from the coding sequence ATGGCCGAAGCAGCAACCGACACGATCCTCGTTCTCAACGGGCCGAACCTCAACATGTTGGGGACGCGCGAGCCCGAGAAGTACGGCCATGCGACGCTGGCCGACGTCGAGGCGCTATGCCGGGAGACGGCCGCGACCTTCGGCCTCAAGGCCGACTGCCGGCAGTCCAACCGCGAAGGCGAGCTGATCGACTTCATCCACGAGGCTCACGCCCGCAAGATGAAGGGCATCATCATCAATGCCGGCGGCTATTCGCACACCTCGATCGCTCTGCACGACGCGTTGCTCGCGGTGCAGATCCCGACGGTCGAAGTGCACGTGACCAACATCCACGCCCGCGAGAGTTTCCGTCACCACTCCTACACCGCGCGCGCGGCTTTCGCCTCGCTGTGCGGCTTCGGCATCGAGGGCTATCGCCTCGCCATCCAGGGCCTTGCCGCCAAGGTCGGCACCAAGCCCAAAGCCTGA